A genomic segment from Stappia indica encodes:
- a CDS encoding ABC transporter substrate-binding protein encodes MTIIRLLSRPVRGALLAAALSLPIAPLASRAEEAVDPAAWTDVLAKAKGQTVYFHAWGGEPRINAYIAWAGKQLQQRHGIAVEQVKVDDTANVVARIVAEKAAGKESGGAVDLVWINGENFVSLKKAGLLMSPGWATKLPNWPLVDVENKPAVVTDFTEPTDGQESPWGMAKLVFMHDTGTLAEPPKTLAALAEHVKANPGRFTYPQPPNFHGSTFLKQVLATTIADRAKLSRPADPASFEADVAPLFAYLDALHPNMWRQGRAFPQNQPALRQLLADGEIDIAFTFNPAGASAAIAAGELPDTVRTFVLDGGTIGNAHFVAIPFNANAKAGALVLADFLLSPEAQARKQDPPIWGDPTVLAVERLEAADRERFAALDLGIATLSPEELGPVIEEPHASWMVELERAWTARYASQ; translated from the coding sequence ATGACCATCATCCGCCTGCTGTCGCGACCTGTACGCGGCGCCCTGCTGGCTGCAGCGCTGAGCCTGCCGATCGCGCCTCTCGCCAGCCGCGCCGAAGAGGCGGTGGATCCGGCCGCCTGGACCGATGTGCTGGCAAAGGCGAAGGGGCAGACCGTCTACTTTCACGCCTGGGGCGGAGAGCCGCGCATCAACGCCTATATCGCCTGGGCGGGCAAACAGCTGCAGCAACGCCACGGCATCGCCGTGGAGCAGGTGAAGGTGGACGACACGGCCAATGTGGTCGCGCGCATCGTCGCCGAGAAGGCTGCCGGCAAGGAGAGCGGCGGCGCCGTCGATCTCGTCTGGATCAACGGCGAGAACTTCGTTTCGCTGAAGAAGGCCGGCCTGCTGATGTCGCCGGGCTGGGCGACAAAGCTGCCGAACTGGCCGCTGGTCGATGTGGAGAACAAGCCGGCGGTCGTCACCGACTTCACCGAGCCGACCGACGGCCAGGAAAGCCCGTGGGGCATGGCCAAGCTCGTCTTCATGCACGACACGGGAACACTGGCGGAGCCGCCGAAGACGCTTGCCGCGCTTGCCGAGCATGTGAAGGCCAATCCGGGTCGCTTCACCTATCCGCAGCCGCCCAACTTCCACGGCTCGACCTTCCTGAAGCAGGTGCTCGCCACCACCATCGCCGACCGGGCGAAGCTGTCGCGCCCCGCCGACCCGGCGAGTTTCGAGGCGGATGTCGCGCCGCTCTTTGCCTATCTCGACGCGCTTCATCCGAACATGTGGCGGCAGGGCCGCGCTTTCCCGCAGAACCAGCCGGCGCTGCGCCAGTTGCTGGCCGACGGCGAGATCGACATTGCCTTCACCTTCAATCCGGCCGGCGCCTCCGCGGCGATTGCGGCCGGGGAACTTCCCGACACGGTGCGCACCTTCGTGCTGGACGGGGGCACCATCGGCAATGCGCATTTCGTGGCCATTCCGTTCAACGCCAATGCCAAGGCCGGCGCGCTCGTTCTCGCCGACTTTCTTCTGTCGCCGGAAGCCCAGGCGCGCAAGCAGGACCCGCCGATCTGGGGCGACCCGACCGTGCTCGCGGTGGAGCGGCTGGAGGCGGCCGACCGCGAACGCTTCGCCGCGCTCGACCTCGGCATCGCCACCCTGTCGCCGGAGGAGCTCGGGCCGGTGATCGAGGAGCCGCATGCGAGCTGGATGGTGGAGCTGGAGCGCGCCTGGACCGCTCGCTACGCCTCGCAGTGA
- a CDS encoding Lrp/AsnC ligand binding domain-containing protein yields the protein MKSETAAQSTDLDRIDRRILEVLQVDGRITTTDLAAKVNLSPTATAERMKRLMRDGYILRFSAELDPLRLGQGLLVFLQVKLDRTTPDVFDAFARAVKRVPQVLECHMVAGGFDYLVKARVSDMAAYRKLLADAVLDLPGVRETHTYAVMEEIKDTHVLPL from the coding sequence GTGAAATCCGAAACGGCCGCGCAATCCACGGATCTGGATCGCATCGACCGCCGCATCCTCGAAGTGCTGCAGGTGGACGGGCGCATCACCACCACGGACCTTGCCGCGAAGGTGAACCTTTCCCCGACCGCCACGGCCGAGCGGATGAAGCGGTTGATGCGCGACGGGTACATCCTGCGCTTTTCCGCCGAGCTCGACCCGTTGCGCCTCGGCCAGGGGCTCCTGGTGTTCCTGCAGGTGAAGCTCGACCGGACGACCCCGGACGTGTTCGACGCCTTCGCGCGGGCCGTGAAGCGCGTGCCGCAGGTGCTCGAATGCCACATGGTGGCGGGCGGCTTCGACTATCTGGTGAAGGCGCGGGTCTCCGACATGGCCGCCTATCGCAAGCTGCTGGCGGATGCGGTACTGGACCTTCCGGGCGTCCGCGAAACGCATACCTATGCGGTGATGGAAGAGATCAAGGACACGCACGTGCTGCCCCTGTAG
- the putA gene encoding bifunctional proline dehydrogenase/L-glutamate gamma-semialdehyde dehydrogenase PutA: protein MSLAPERAPAALSQTDLSPFRATFAPSDDSAVRSLLGKVVFDETTEARVDDIASGYIQSIRSAIGGLGGVEDFLREYGLSTREGLALMVLAEALLRVPDAATADKLIEDKLAAARFDESEGGPSDTWLVSASSWALGVTSRLLHPGEQPNTILASLVKRMGMPAVRAATRQAMRILGHQFVLGETIKGALSRAKGQEAKGYRYSYDMLGEGARTAGDAERYFRSYADAIEAIGAAAGKGELPARPGISVKLSALHPRYEAVKGTRVRDELVPQLLKLAQAAKRHNLNFTVDAEEADRLEISLDIFAAVAADPLLAGWDGFGLAIQAYQKRALEVVNWIISLAERLDRRFMVRLVKGAYWDTEIKRAQERGLEDFPVFTRKAATDLSYLACARAMLGARPRIYPQFATHNALSVAQIIAMAGNEGGFEFQRLHGMGESLYKAVTERDGHPCRIYAPVGGHRDLLAYLVRRLLENGANSSFVSAVGDASVPISRLLARPHDLLAGGTRARNPRIPMPAALYGESRNNSRGLEFGLARDRTRLVEDMAKAPRVVEGAGPLYPGAKARGNERSVLSPVDGASRVGTVREATADEVPAMFDAGLKGFARWSRTPVDQRAAAIARLGDMLEAETPRLMALLAREAGKTLPDGLAEVREAVDFCRYYAAEAVKQFGEGTLMPGPTGEENRYRLRGRGVFVCVSPWNFPLAIFLGQITAALLAGNTVIAKPAEQTPLIAFEAAKLIHAAGVPEDVFLLAPGGRELGAALVAEPRVAGVAFTGSTETAWAINRSLAAKRGPIVPLIAETGGINAMLVDATALPEQVCDDVMMSAFRSAGQRCSALRLLYLQEDVADKQLEMLKGAASELSLGDPMDPATDIGPVIDLEARDRLLAHVEEMRRSQKVLYAGEAPGGTLARGTWVAPHIVELDRPDALTRETFGPILHVVRYKASDLPKMLETIAATGYGLTLGVHSRIDATVAAVVDRLSVGNVYVNRNTIGAVVGTQPFGGSGLSGTGPKAGGPAYLGRFALEQVVSINTAAAGGNASLIAMAEED from the coding sequence ATGAGCCTTGCCCCGGAACGCGCGCCCGCCGCGCTGTCGCAGACCGATCTTTCCCCCTTCCGCGCCACCTTTGCGCCCTCCGACGACAGTGCCGTTCGCAGCCTGCTCGGCAAGGTCGTCTTCGACGAGACGACCGAGGCGCGGGTCGACGACATCGCCTCCGGCTACATCCAGTCGATCCGCTCGGCCATCGGCGGTCTCGGCGGCGTCGAGGACTTCCTGCGCGAATACGGCCTGTCGACCCGCGAGGGCCTGGCGCTGATGGTGCTGGCCGAGGCGTTGCTGCGCGTGCCCGACGCGGCGACCGCGGACAAGCTGATCGAGGACAAGCTGGCCGCCGCCCGTTTCGACGAGTCCGAGGGCGGCCCATCCGACACCTGGCTGGTTTCCGCCTCGTCCTGGGCGCTGGGCGTCACCTCGCGCCTGCTGCATCCGGGCGAGCAGCCCAACACGATCCTCGCCTCGCTGGTCAAGCGCATGGGCATGCCGGCGGTGCGTGCGGCGACGCGTCAGGCGATGCGCATCCTCGGGCATCAGTTCGTGCTCGGCGAGACCATCAAGGGCGCCCTGTCGCGGGCGAAGGGGCAGGAAGCCAAGGGCTACCGCTATTCCTACGACATGCTGGGCGAGGGCGCCCGCACGGCCGGCGATGCCGAGCGCTACTTCCGCTCCTACGCGGATGCGATCGAGGCCATCGGCGCGGCCGCCGGAAAGGGCGAGTTGCCCGCCCGTCCCGGCATCTCGGTCAAGCTCTCCGCGCTGCATCCGCGCTACGAGGCGGTCAAGGGCACCCGGGTGCGCGATGAGTTGGTGCCGCAGTTGCTCAAGCTCGCCCAGGCGGCCAAGCGCCACAATCTGAACTTTACCGTCGATGCGGAAGAGGCCGACCGGCTGGAGATCTCGCTCGACATCTTCGCGGCCGTCGCGGCCGATCCCTTGCTCGCCGGCTGGGACGGGTTCGGCCTCGCCATCCAGGCCTATCAGAAGCGGGCGCTGGAAGTGGTCAACTGGATCATTTCCCTGGCCGAGCGGCTGGATCGCCGCTTCATGGTGCGTCTCGTCAAGGGCGCCTATTGGGACACCGAGATCAAGCGCGCCCAGGAGCGCGGCCTGGAGGATTTCCCGGTCTTCACCCGCAAGGCGGCAACGGACCTCTCCTATCTCGCCTGTGCCCGGGCGATGCTCGGCGCGCGGCCCCGCATCTACCCGCAATTCGCCACCCACAACGCGCTCTCGGTCGCGCAGATCATCGCCATGGCCGGCAACGAGGGCGGCTTCGAGTTCCAGCGCCTGCACGGCATGGGCGAGAGCCTGTACAAGGCCGTGACCGAGCGTGACGGGCACCCCTGCCGCATCTACGCGCCCGTCGGCGGCCACCGCGACCTGCTCGCCTATCTGGTCCGCCGCCTGCTGGAAAACGGCGCCAACTCATCCTTCGTCTCGGCGGTGGGCGATGCCTCCGTGCCGATCTCGCGGCTGCTCGCCCGCCCGCACGACCTCTTGGCCGGCGGCACCCGTGCCCGCAACCCGCGGATCCCGATGCCGGCCGCGCTCTACGGCGAGAGCCGCAACAACTCCAGGGGCCTGGAGTTCGGCCTTGCCCGCGACCGCACCCGGCTGGTCGAGGACATGGCCAAGGCTCCGCGTGTGGTCGAGGGCGCAGGGCCGCTCTATCCGGGTGCGAAGGCACGCGGCAACGAACGCTCGGTCCTGTCGCCCGTCGATGGTGCGTCCCGTGTCGGCACCGTGCGCGAGGCGACGGCCGACGAAGTGCCGGCGATGTTCGATGCAGGGCTCAAGGGCTTTGCCCGCTGGTCGCGCACACCGGTCGACCAGCGCGCCGCGGCCATTGCTCGCCTCGGCGACATGCTGGAGGCGGAGACACCGCGGCTGATGGCGCTGCTCGCCCGCGAGGCCGGCAAGACCCTGCCCGACGGCCTTGCCGAGGTGCGCGAGGCGGTCGATTTCTGCCGCTACTACGCGGCCGAGGCGGTGAAGCAGTTCGGCGAAGGCACCTTGATGCCCGGACCGACCGGCGAGGAAAACCGCTACCGCCTGCGCGGCCGCGGCGTCTTCGTCTGCGTGTCGCCGTGGAACTTCCCGCTGGCGATCTTCCTCGGCCAGATCACCGCAGCGCTGCTGGCTGGCAATACGGTGATCGCCAAGCCGGCCGAGCAGACCCCGCTGATCGCCTTCGAAGCGGCGAAGCTGATCCATGCCGCCGGCGTGCCGGAGGATGTGTTCCTGCTGGCTCCCGGTGGGCGCGAGTTGGGCGCGGCGCTGGTGGCCGAGCCGCGCGTTGCCGGCGTTGCCTTCACCGGCTCGACCGAGACCGCCTGGGCGATCAACCGGTCACTTGCGGCCAAGCGCGGCCCCATCGTGCCGCTGATCGCCGAGACCGGCGGCATCAACGCCATGCTGGTCGATGCGACGGCGCTGCCCGAGCAGGTCTGCGACGACGTGATGATGTCGGCCTTCCGTTCCGCCGGCCAGCGCTGCTCGGCGCTGCGCCTGCTGTATCTGCAGGAGGACGTCGCGGACAAGCAGCTGGAAATGCTGAAGGGCGCGGCGAGCGAACTGTCGCTCGGAGATCCGATGGATCCGGCGACCGACATCGGCCCGGTGATCGATCTCGAGGCCCGCGACCGCTTGCTCGCCCATGTCGAGGAGATGCGCCGGAGCCAGAAGGTCCTCTACGCTGGCGAGGCGCCCGGCGGCACGCTGGCGCGCGGCACCTGGGTGGCCCCGCATATCGTCGAGCTGGACCGGCCCGACGCGCTGACCAGGGAGACCTTCGGCCCGATCCTGCATGTGGTGCGCTACAAGGCGTCCGACCTGCCGAAGATGCTGGAGACCATCGCGGCGACGGGCTACGGCCTGACGCTCGGCGTGCACAGCCGCATCGATGCGACGGTGGCGGCCGTCGTCGACCGCCTGTCGGTCGGCAATGTCTATGTCAATCGCAACACCATCGGCGCTGTGGTCGGCACCCAGCCCTTCGGCGGATCCGGCCTGTCCGGCACCGGCCCGAAGGCCGGCGGCCCGGCCTATCTCGGCCGCTTCGCGCTGGAGCAGGTCGTCTCGATCAACACGGCGGCGGCCGGCGGCAATGCCAGCCTGATCGCCATGGCCGAGGAAGACTGA
- the hrpB gene encoding ATP-dependent helicase HrpB — MSKTAAMRPPLPIDAVLPDLLTALETHTACVLVAEPGAGKTTVVPLALLNATWRGDGRIIVLEPRRLAARAAAARMASLLGEEVGGRVGLRVRLETKVSARTRIEVVTEGVFTRMILEDPELTGIACILFDEFHERSLDGDLGLALALDAQGALREDLRIVPMSATIDAAGVARHLGGAPVIHCKGRSFPVETRYLGRDGDRDIAAQVASAVRKALAEETGSILAFLPGQGEIRRAADMLASQLPADTDLAPLYGALTGAEQSAAIRPAASSRRKVVLATSIAQTSLTIEGVRVVIDSGLARVPVHEPATGLTRLATVRASRAAADQRRGRAGRMEPGICYRLWDEAQTASLPADDRPEILEADLSSLALDLAAWGVSDPVALRFPDQPPAAAWSEAVGLLQRLEALDDTGRLTAEGERMRALPLAPRLAHMLVRAAETGEGRLACEIAALLSEQGLGGRSADLRHRLVDFRRARDPRSTAARGMAQRWQSLIERGPKAASSAAGDAEAAGRLLALAYPDRVAQAQDGRGGFRMANGRGGRVDEADPLAREPFLVVADLQGNAARGRILLAAPISREEIEQLFAGEIEDEVQVACEASGSVRARRLRRYRRLVLREAVEPNPDPDAVAAALLAFLKARGARALPWSKAQAALRARVVTLRGLLPPAEAEAWPDLRDDALSETMDAWLGPYLAGVRSASALDAELLGNALAALLPQHRLGELDRLLPSHFSAPSGSHVPIDYDREEGPTLPVRVQELFGLDRHPAIAGGSVPLILELLSPAHRPIQITRDLPGFWRGSWAAVKAEMKGRYPKHPWPDDPLSAAATNRAKPRK; from the coding sequence ATGAGCAAGACTGCCGCAATGCGCCCGCCGCTTCCCATCGATGCGGTGCTGCCGGACCTGCTCACAGCGCTGGAGACGCATACTGCCTGCGTCCTGGTGGCCGAGCCCGGCGCCGGCAAGACCACGGTCGTGCCGCTGGCCCTGCTCAATGCGACATGGCGCGGCGACGGGCGCATCATCGTGCTGGAGCCGCGACGTCTCGCGGCCCGCGCTGCCGCCGCCCGCATGGCTTCGCTGCTCGGCGAGGAGGTCGGCGGACGGGTCGGCCTCAGGGTGCGGCTGGAGACGAAAGTCTCGGCCCGCACCCGCATCGAAGTGGTCACCGAGGGTGTCTTCACCCGAATGATCCTGGAGGACCCCGAGCTTACGGGCATTGCCTGCATTCTCTTCGACGAGTTCCACGAGCGCTCGCTGGACGGCGATCTCGGCCTTGCCCTTGCGCTCGATGCGCAAGGAGCGCTGCGCGAGGACCTGCGGATCGTGCCGATGTCGGCGACCATCGATGCGGCAGGCGTCGCCCGCCATCTCGGCGGCGCGCCGGTGATCCACTGCAAGGGGCGCAGCTTTCCGGTCGAGACCCGCTATCTCGGGCGCGATGGCGACCGCGACATCGCGGCTCAAGTGGCATCTGCGGTGCGCAAGGCGCTGGCGGAGGAGACCGGCTCGATCCTCGCCTTCCTGCCCGGGCAGGGCGAGATCCGTCGTGCCGCCGACATGCTCGCCTCCCAACTGCCGGCAGATACCGATCTTGCTCCGCTCTACGGCGCCCTCACCGGAGCCGAGCAGAGTGCCGCCATTCGCCCGGCGGCGAGCAGCCGGCGCAAGGTGGTGCTCGCGACCTCCATCGCCCAGACCTCGCTGACCATCGAAGGCGTGCGCGTCGTCATCGACAGCGGCCTTGCCCGCGTGCCGGTCCATGAGCCGGCAACCGGTCTGACAAGGCTCGCGACCGTGCGGGCCTCGCGCGCCGCTGCCGACCAGCGGCGCGGCCGTGCCGGGCGCATGGAGCCGGGCATCTGCTATCGGCTCTGGGACGAGGCACAGACCGCGTCCCTGCCCGCCGACGACCGGCCGGAGATCCTGGAGGCGGACCTTTCCAGCCTGGCGCTCGACCTTGCCGCATGGGGCGTGAGCGATCCGGTGGCCCTGCGTTTTCCCGACCAGCCGCCGGCCGCCGCCTGGAGCGAGGCGGTCGGCCTGTTGCAGCGGCTGGAGGCGCTCGACGACACGGGCCGGCTGACGGCGGAGGGCGAGCGCATGCGCGCCCTGCCCCTTGCGCCTCGGCTTGCGCATATGCTCGTGCGGGCGGCGGAAACGGGAGAGGGCCGGCTTGCTTGCGAGATCGCGGCCCTTTTGTCCGAACAAGGGCTCGGCGGGCGCTCGGCGGATCTTCGCCACCGCCTTGTCGATTTTCGCCGCGCCCGCGACCCGCGCAGCACCGCCGCTCGCGGCATGGCCCAGCGCTGGCAATCGCTGATCGAAAGGGGGCCGAAGGCGGCATCATCGGCAGCCGGCGACGCGGAGGCGGCAGGCAGGCTGCTGGCGCTCGCCTATCCCGACCGGGTGGCGCAGGCGCAGGACGGGCGCGGCGGCTTCCGCATGGCCAATGGCCGCGGCGGCCGCGTCGACGAGGCCGACCCGCTGGCCCGCGAGCCGTTTCTCGTCGTCGCCGACCTGCAGGGCAACGCCGCGCGCGGACGCATCCTGCTCGCCGCGCCGATCTCGCGCGAGGAGATCGAACAGCTTTTTGCCGGCGAGATCGAGGACGAGGTGCAGGTCGCCTGCGAGGCCTCCGGCTCTGTCAGGGCGCGGCGGTTGCGCCGCTATCGCCGGCTGGTGCTGCGCGAGGCGGTCGAGCCCAATCCCGATCCGGATGCCGTCGCCGCCGCCCTTCTCGCCTTTCTCAAGGCGCGCGGCGCACGTGCCCTGCCCTGGAGCAAGGCCCAGGCGGCCCTGCGCGCCCGCGTCGTGACCTTGCGCGGACTGCTGCCTCCGGCCGAAGCCGAGGCCTGGCCGGATCTTCGCGACGACGCCTTGAGCGAAACCATGGACGCGTGGCTCGGCCCCTATCTCGCAGGGGTGCGCAGCGCATCCGCGCTCGATGCGGAGCTTCTCGGCAATGCGCTCGCGGCCCTGCTGCCGCAACACCGGCTGGGTGAACTCGACCGGCTGTTGCCGAGCCATTTCTCCGCGCCCTCGGGATCGCATGTTCCGATAGACTACGACCGCGAGGAAGGGCCGACTCTGCCCGTGCGGGTGCAGGAGCTCTTCGGCCTCGACCGGCATCCGGCGATTGCGGGGGGCAGCGTGCCGCTGATCCTGGAACTGCTGTCGCCGGCCCATCGGCCGATCCAGATCACCCGCGACCTGCCCGGCTTCTGGCGCGGGTCCTGGGCGGCGGTGAAGGCGGAGATGAAAGGCCGCTACCCCAAGCACCCCTGGCCGGACGACCCGCTGTCGGCGGCCGCGACCAACCGAGCCAAACCGCGCAAGTAG
- the glk gene encoding glucokinase, whose amino-acid sequence MTLSPPSLRGFRFPVLVADIGGTNARFAMVTDTHAATRVYGSVPTAGFPGLAEAAIATVLDHTSVMPRTAVLAVAGPVTGDRIPMTNADWVIEPLELIRRLGLESVVVLNDFEAQALALPGLEGDDIRRIGGGTAQANGAKVVLGPGTGLGAAAMIHTAGTWIPIPGEGGHMELGPVSEADYRVWPHIERQEGRIGAERIISGSGLLRLSRAVAAEAGTERAFERPRDVTEAADAGDEIALRTMDIFVRALGRVAGDFALTFLARGGVFLGGGIPGRIDTYLAHPAFRASFEAKAPHSALLATIPTFLIRHSNPALEGLASFARTPTLFAVELEGRHWSLGGATGTATPPE is encoded by the coding sequence ATGACCCTTTCCCCGCCCAGCCTTCGCGGTTTTCGCTTTCCCGTGCTGGTCGCCGATATCGGCGGAACCAATGCGCGTTTCGCGATGGTCACCGACACCCATGCGGCGACCAGGGTCTACGGCTCGGTGCCGACGGCCGGCTTTCCCGGCCTTGCCGAGGCTGCCATCGCCACGGTGCTGGACCACACCTCGGTGATGCCGCGCACTGCAGTGCTCGCCGTGGCGGGCCCGGTCACCGGCGACCGCATCCCCATGACCAATGCCGACTGGGTGATCGAACCGCTGGAACTGATCCGCCGGCTCGGCCTGGAAAGCGTCGTGGTGCTCAACGACTTCGAGGCGCAGGCGCTGGCGCTGCCGGGGCTGGAAGGCGACGACATCCGCCGGATCGGCGGCGGGACGGCACAGGCGAACGGAGCCAAGGTGGTTCTTGGACCGGGCACCGGTCTTGGTGCCGCGGCGATGATCCACACGGCCGGCACCTGGATCCCGATCCCCGGCGAGGGCGGCCACATGGAACTCGGCCCCGTCTCCGAGGCGGACTACCGGGTCTGGCCGCATATCGAACGGCAGGAAGGGCGGATCGGTGCCGAGCGCATCATCAGCGGGTCCGGCCTGTTGCGGCTGTCGCGGGCCGTGGCGGCGGAGGCAGGGACCGAGCGCGCCTTTGAGCGCCCGCGCGACGTGACCGAGGCAGCCGATGCCGGCGACGAGATCGCCCTGCGCACGATGGACATCTTCGTGCGGGCGCTCGGCCGGGTGGCCGGCGACTTCGCCCTCACCTTCCTGGCGCGCGGCGGCGTCTTTCTCGGCGGCGGCATTCCCGGCCGCATCGACACCTATCTGGCCCATCCCGCCTTCCGCGCCTCCTTCGAGGCAAAGGCCCCGCATTCGGCGCTTCTCGCCACGATCCCGACCTTCCTGATCCGCCACAGCAATCCGGCGCTGGAGGGCCTTGCGAGCTTCGCCCGCACTCCGACGCTCTTTGCGGTGGAGCTTGAAGGCCGGCACTGGAGCCTTGGCGGCGCAACAGGCACTGCCACGCCCCCGGAATGA
- a CDS encoding methylglyoxal synthase — protein MALVAHDARKDEMVAFARVHEDKLGSFRLVATGTTGGRILDACPSLTIERLKSGPLGGDQQIGAMIAEGRLQGLIFLVDPLSPMPHDVDVKALMRLALVYNIPMALNRATADILLRSARLAGLPTTSTTPEIIPQA, from the coding sequence CTGGCGCTGGTCGCCCATGACGCGCGCAAGGACGAGATGGTTGCCTTTGCCCGGGTGCACGAGGACAAGCTCGGCTCCTTCCGCCTGGTGGCGACCGGAACGACCGGCGGGCGCATTCTCGATGCCTGTCCCAGCCTGACCATCGAACGGCTGAAAAGCGGCCCGCTCGGCGGCGACCAGCAGATCGGCGCGATGATCGCGGAAGGCCGCCTGCAGGGGCTGATCTTCCTTGTCGACCCGCTGTCGCCCATGCCGCACGATGTCGACGTCAAGGCGTTGATGCGTCTTGCCCTCGTCTACAACATCCCGATGGCGCTGAACCGGGCGACGGCCGATATCCTGCTGCGCTCGGCGCGCCTTGCCGGCCTCCCCACCACCTCGACAACTCCCGAGATCATACCCCAGGCGTGA